ACCGCACAGGTCACTGACGACTTTGTGCAGGAACAGGTTGGGCAGTTGCCGCCACTGATCCCAGTGCTCAATCTCGTAGAAGTCTTCCGGGCGACGCACGCCCCAATACAGGTGCACAGGGTGCTTGAAGCCGGAAGCCCGGCAATGCTCGATCAGGCTGTGCATCTGGGCCATGCCGGTGCCGGCGGCGATCAGCACCAGCGGCCCATCAGGCAACTGAGCCAGGTGGGTGTCACCGAACGGCAATTCAATACGCGCCATCCGGTTGCGCTGGAGCTGGTCCAACAGGTTGCGTGCGCTGTCTTCACGGGCCAGTACGTGCAGTTCCAGCTCGCGCCCGGCGTGAGGCGCCGACGCCAGGGAAAACGCCGACTTCTCGCCGTTCTCACGCTCGATCATCAGGTATTGCCCGGCGTGGTAACGCACCGCCTTGCCTGCCGGGGCGAGCAGGCGCACGCGCCACACATCGCCGCCGACTTCCACGCATTCGCTCAATTGGCATGACAATTTGCGCAACGGCAATTCTCCCGGCGCCAGCACGCCATCCCACAACACGATGCAATCTTCCAACGGCTCCGCGATGCAGGTGTAGAACTCACCATGATCACGCACCTCACCGCCCTGCTGCACCCGGCCCTCCACCAGCAGCGCCGCACACACGTGGCACACGCCGTTGCGGCAGGCCTGGGGGCATTCGTAGCCCAGGCGGCGTGCGCCGTCGAGGATGCGTTCGCCAGGGTTCAGTTCCAGTACCGCGCCGGAAGGTTGCAGGGTTACACGCATCAATCTATTCCCAAGTCTTTCCAGATGGCATCGACGCGAGCAGTCACGGCGTCATCCTTGATGATTACCCGGCCCCACTCGCGGGTGGTTTCACCCGGCCATTTGTGGGTGGCATCCAGGCCCATTTTCGAACCCAGGCCCGACACCGGCGAAGCGAAGTCGAGGTAGTCGATCGGCGTGTTGTCGATCATTACCGTGTCGCGCTTGGGGTCCATGCGCGTGGTAATGGCCCAGATCACGTCGTTCCAGTCGCGGGCATTGATATCGTCGTCGGTGACGATAACGAACTTGGTGTACATGAACTGTCGTAAAAACGACCACACACCCAGCATTACCCGCTTGGCATGGCCTGGGTACGACTTCTTCATGGTGACGATGGCCATGCGGTACGAGCAGCCTTCCGGCGGCAGGTAGAAGTCGGTGATTTCCGGGAACTGCTTTTGCAGGATCGGCACGAACACTTCGTTCAGCGCCACGCCAAGGATAGCCGGCTCGTCCGGTGGGCGACCGGTGTAGGTGCTGTGGTAGATCGGTTTGATCCGATGGGTGATGCGCTCGACGGTGAACACCGGGAAACTGTCGACTTCGTTGTAGTAACCGGTGTGGTCGCCGTAAGGCCCTTCATCGGCCATTTCACCGGGATGAATCACACCTTCCAGGATGATTTCGGCAGTGGCCGGCACTTGCAGGTCGTTGCCGCGGCACTTCACCAGTTCGGTTCGGTTACCGCGCAGCAGACCAGCGAAGGCGTACTCAGACAGGCTGTCCGGCACTGGCGTGACAGCGCCGAGGATGGTGGCCGGGTCGGCGCCAAGTGCCACGGAGACCGGGAATGGCTGGCCAGGGTGCTTTTCACACCACTCGCGAAAATCCAGGGCGCCGCCACGGTGGCTCAGCCAACGCATGATCACCTTGTTGCGGCCGATCACTTGCTGGCGATAGATGCCGAGGTTCTGGCGATCCTTGTTCGGCCCCTTGGTGACGGTCAGGCCCCAGGTGATCAGCGGGCCGACATCGCCGGGCCAGCAGGTCTGCACGGGGAGCATGGCCAGGTCGACATCATCGCCCTCGATGACCACTTCCTGGCATACCGCGTCCTTGACCACCTTGGGTGCCATGGCAATGATCTTGCGGAAGATCGGCAGCTTCGACCAGGCATCCTTCAAGCCTTTGGGCGGCTCGGGCTCCTTGAGGAAGGCCAGCAGCTTGCCGATCTCGCGCAGCTCGCTGACCGCCTCGGCGCCCATGCCAAAGGCAACGCGCTCGGGGGTACCGAACAGGTTGCCGAGTACCGGGATGTCGTAGCCGGTCGGGTTCTCGAACAACAGCGCCGGGCCCTTGTTACGCAAGGTACGGTCGCAAATCTCAGTCATTTCCAGTACCGGTGAAATCGGCATCTGGATACGTTTCAACTCTCCGCGCTGCTCAAGTTGCTGCACGAAATCCCGAAGATCCTTGAATTTCATTAACCATGCCACCCGTAAAATAGGCGTACATCCTACCTGCTCTCGAGGCGGCTGGCAGCTTAATTGGCCGTCAGCCCCCGTGACTGCAACGAACTGAACAGCGGTTCCAGAAACGCCTCGATATGCCGCGCGCCCACTTCAGACAAGTGGTTATCGTCGGTGTAAAGCGCGCGCCCGTTGAGTTCGACCCGGCACAAGCCATCGGCGCCGCACAGCAAAGGCGCCGGGTCCAGCACCGCGACGCCGCTGTCGGCGGCCGCCAGCTCGTCGAACAACTGGCTGATAAATGCCTGGCGCTTTATATGTTTGGCTACATCGAGACCTTCGCCGTTAAACGGTCTGTGCATCATCGCCAGGCGACTGAGGCGGTAAGGCACGATGATCTCCTGCAGCGGCACCTCCTTGACCAGCCAGACCTTGTGCCCCGCCGCGCGAAGCGCCTGGATACGCTCGCGCATTCCCTGGGCAAAGCGTTGTTCAGCCACAGCCTGCACGTACTCGCCGGTGCTGGGGTCTTTGAGCGCATGCTCTTTGTCACCCGACATTTGCCCGTAGACATACAGGCTCCAACGCGCCGCCAACACCACATCGCTGATTTTTTTCTCGGCCATCGCTTTTTCGACGCGATGGTTGAAATGCGCACACCGGGAAATGTTCTCGAGGCCATCCAAGGGGATACAGCCCGCAAAGCTGGCCTCGATCACGCTGATATCATGGCGATCAGCGCCTTCCTTGAGCGCCGGGATCAATGCGGTGGCGTGACTGTCGCCCCATACCAGTGCGGAGACCGACTGACTTTTCGGACCGAAATGGCAGAACAACCGCTCATCGGGCGTGTCCTTGTCAGCCATGCACGCCATCAGCTCCGGGCTCCACTTCTTTGCCTGCGCGAAAATCAACGCCTGCTCAGACAAGCGCGACGGCACGCCGTCGAATTCACGGATCGCCAAGCCAGTGAAGCCAAGCCCCAGAATGCCGACCACGGCTGAGGCAAGAATCGCCTTACGCGAGGCCAGCAAGCGTTTTTCCCGAAACGGCGTTTCTACGAAGCGCCAGGACAGGTAGCCCAGCACCAGCGAAAGCAGCATCAGCCCGGCCAGTTCCGGGGCGCTCAAGCCATCTACCGCGGCATAGTTGGCGTACACGAACACCGGCCAGTGCCACAGGTACCAGGAATAGGAAATCAGCCCGATACCGACCATCACCCGCGTGCTCAACAGGCGCCCGACCCAGGTGTATTGCTGCCCGTTGGCCCAGATCAACCCGACCACGCCCAGCACCGGCAATAGCGCGGCCGGGCCGGGGAACGGGGTTTTCGCGTCGTAACCGAATACCGCGATCAGGATCAGTGCCATGGAGGCCAGGCTGACCCCCTGGGCCAGGGCAGGCGAAGCGCGCCATTGATATTTGGGCAGCACCGCCAGCATCGCACCGGCCAGCAATTCCCAGGCACGCAGGTGCAGCAGGAAGAAAGCTTTTTGCGGCTCATGCTCAACCGCCCAGACGCTCATGCCAAACGAGCCCAGCAGCACCGCGAACAGCGCCAGGCGCCAGTGCTTCAGGTGAGCTGAAAGCAGCGTGAGCAACAGGGGAAAGAAAATGTAGAACTGCTCTTCTACCGCCAGCGACCACGTGTGCAGCAAGGGCTTGATGTCAGAAGCTGCATCGAAGTAGCCATGCTGGCGCGAGAATAATAGATTGGAAGTAAAGGTCACCTGATAGTGCGCGGACCGCCCCAACTCTTCGTAGTCCTTGGGCGCCAGCAGAAACCAGCCCACCACGAGCGTGGCCGCAATCATCAC
This genomic stretch from Pseudomonas orientalis harbors:
- the ubiD gene encoding 4-hydroxy-3-polyprenylbenzoate decarboxylase — protein: MKFKDLRDFVQQLEQRGELKRIQMPISPVLEMTEICDRTLRNKGPALLFENPTGYDIPVLGNLFGTPERVAFGMGAEAVSELREIGKLLAFLKEPEPPKGLKDAWSKLPIFRKIIAMAPKVVKDAVCQEVVIEGDDVDLAMLPVQTCWPGDVGPLITWGLTVTKGPNKDRQNLGIYRQQVIGRNKVIMRWLSHRGGALDFREWCEKHPGQPFPVSVALGADPATILGAVTPVPDSLSEYAFAGLLRGNRTELVKCRGNDLQVPATAEIILEGVIHPGEMADEGPYGDHTGYYNEVDSFPVFTVERITHRIKPIYHSTYTGRPPDEPAILGVALNEVFVPILQKQFPEITDFYLPPEGCSYRMAIVTMKKSYPGHAKRVMLGVWSFLRQFMYTKFVIVTDDDINARDWNDVIWAITTRMDPKRDTVMIDNTPIDYLDFASPVSGLGSKMGLDATHKWPGETTREWGRVIIKDDAVTARVDAIWKDLGID
- a CDS encoding acyltransferase family protein; translated protein: MTTLAYRRDIDGLRAIAVLAVVLFHFGVPGITGGFVGVDVFFVISGFLITSIIWRERQAGRFSFIDFWARRARRILPALFVMIAATLVVGWFLLAPKDYEELGRSAHYQVTFTSNLLFSRQHGYFDAASDIKPLLHTWSLAVEEQFYIFFPLLLTLLSAHLKHWRLALFAVLLGSFGMSVWAVEHEPQKAFFLLHLRAWELLAGAMLAVLPKYQWRASPALAQGVSLASMALILIAVFGYDAKTPFPGPAALLPVLGVVGLIWANGQQYTWVGRLLSTRVMVGIGLISYSWYLWHWPVFVYANYAAVDGLSAPELAGLMLLSLVLGYLSWRFVETPFREKRLLASRKAILASAVVGILGLGFTGLAIREFDGVPSRLSEQALIFAQAKKWSPELMACMADKDTPDERLFCHFGPKSQSVSALVWGDSHATALIPALKEGADRHDISVIEASFAGCIPLDGLENISRCAHFNHRVEKAMAEKKISDVVLAARWSLYVYGQMSGDKEHALKDPSTGEYVQAVAEQRFAQGMRERIQALRAAGHKVWLVKEVPLQEIIVPYRLSRLAMMHRPFNGEGLDVAKHIKRQAFISQLFDELAAADSGVAVLDPAPLLCGADGLCRVELNGRALYTDDNHLSEVGARHIEAFLEPLFSSLQSRGLTAN
- a CDS encoding CDP-6-deoxy-delta-3,4-glucoseen reductase is translated as MRVTLQPSGAVLELNPGERILDGARRLGYECPQACRNGVCHVCAALLVEGRVQQGGEVRDHGEFYTCIAEPLEDCIVLWDGVLAPGELPLRKLSCQLSECVEVGGDVWRVRLLAPAGKAVRYHAGQYLMIERENGEKSAFSLASAPHAGRELELHVLAREDSARNLLDQLQRNRMARIELPFGDTHLAQLPDGPLVLIAAGTGMAQMHSLIEHCRASGFKHPVHLYWGVRRPEDFYEIEHWDQWRQLPNLFLHKVVSDLCGWEGRCGLLHEAVCEDITDLKAVHVYASGSPAMIYGTLDALVDAGMDAHQMRADVFAYAPRP